The stretch of DNA CCGCCGCCCCCGTCCGCACCGCACCCACCCGGCCCCGCTTCGGCCTGGCCCGCCGGTGGGGCCTCGTCGCACTGGCGGCGACGGTGCTCGGCACCGGCGTGATGTCCACGGCCGGCTCCGCCGAGGCGGCGGCCGGCTCCACCATCGAGATCATCGACGCCATCAGCCTCTCCGCGTCGACCAGCTACCGCACCGTCGGGTTCGAGAACATGCCCAACGGTCCCGTCACCCCGCAGGCGTTCAACGACGCCGTCGGGGCGACGAACAAGAACACCGCCGCCTACGACGACATGTCGATCGTCTCCGACGGGCGTGGCGGCAAGGCCGTCCGCACGGTCCTGAGGGCAGGCACCACCCACAGCCTCCCGACCAAGACCGACAACGGCAACAACCTGTTCATCGCGCTCCCCGGCAGCTACGACGAGGCCTGCATGAGCTACGACATCCGGTTCGACCGC from Nakamurella deserti encodes:
- a CDS encoding lipoprotein, with protein sequence MFLFVAPTASLNACGVTGPLGMFSNPTVR